The region GACTTCGTTGCTGACTCCCGAATCAAGGGCGTCTCTCTTACCGGTTCCGAGGGCGCTGGTTCTGCCGTCGCTAAGACTGCTGGTGAGAACTACAAGAAGTCCGTTCTGGAGCTGGGTGGCAACGACCCATTCCTGGTTATCGACGATGAGAATCTGCAGTGGGTACTGGATCAGTTCGCCCTGATTCGCATGTACAACACCGGCCAGGCCTGCAACGCCCCGAAGCGTCTTATCGTTCTCGAGGACTTCTACGACCGCACCGTCGAGTACCTGGAAAAGGTCATCGGCGACATGAAGGTCGGCCCGTACAACGATGAGGACGCCGCCATTGGCCCGCTGTCCTCCATCGAAGCCCGCGATGAAATCGTGGAACGCCTCGACAAGGCCAAGGAAGAAGGCACCGCCACCATTCGCGTGGGCGGCAACAAGGTCGACCGCGATGGCGCCTACATGGAGCCAACCCTGCTTACCAATGTCGACCCGAACGCCGACATCGGCTGCAACGAAATCTTCGGCCCAGTTGCTGTCATCTACAAGGCCAAGGACGTCAACGAGGCCATCGAGATTGCCAACAACTCCGATTACGGCCTGTCCAGCTCCGTCTGGTCCACCGACATCGAAGCAGCCACCAAGGTTGCTACCCAGCTGCAGGACGGCATGACCTTCGTCAACGAGCACGCCGTCACCGGCGCTGGCCTGCCTTTCGGCGGCATCAACCGCTCCGGTTACGGCCGCGAGCTCGCCCGCTGGGGCGTTGGCGAATTTGTCAACGAGCACCTCTACCGCGTTAGCGACCAGTCCTCCCCCGGACTCTCCCCAGCTAGCTAAGCTCCCACCAGCGTTGAGCTAAAGGTTCACGCACCATCAAACGCCCGGCTCGACTTATTCTCGAGGCCGGGCGTTTGGCGATCTCAAACAACCTAAAACAACTCGAAACAACTACAAACAACCATTTTAACCTGCGTATACGCTAAATCTGCCCCACAGAAACCATCCGAGTTGTTTTGAGGTTGTTTTTGAAATCGCTTTTATTTTATTGCAAACAACTTCTTGGGGTTATGTAGACTCACAAGTATGATTCCCGAGCCCCCATGGCCGCTGCCTGCCCACATCAAGGAGGCACTAGCTTCCATTAGCGCTGGCTCCACTGCCGATGCCGTGGAGTCTGCTGTCTTGGAGTTCAAAGAAGACCGCTCGCAGAGTTCTCATACGGCGAAGGGAAATCCTAAAGCGGAATTAACCGAAAAGCTCATCGACGAGGCAATATGCTTCGCCAACGCTGATGGTGGAACTGGATACATCATCATTGGTGTGAGCGATAAAACACCCGGCCGCCCTGCCTTCACTGGCACGCAATTCGACACTGATTACATCGAAGACAAGGTCTTCAAAGGAACCAGGCCAAACTTGCACGTAGAGGCTACAGAATGCATCTACAACGAGGTTCGACTGGTCATCGTCAGGGTCCCTGAGGGAAGAACCCTATATACCCGAACACAGGGACAAGCTAAACGCAGGATCGGCACACACTGCAAAGCATTAACAGAAGAAGAGCGCCAAGCCATTATCTCTACACGCGCTAATACTGACTTCTCTAACCGGACCTCTACTCGCAAAATCGAAGATATTGAGCTTTCTTCCCTCTCCGAGGCACGCCGCCTTTTGCGAAGCAAACGCGAACGCTCCGGCGAAGGCAATCACGTCCCCGACACAACCCCAGGATTATTACGTGAGCTGGGACTAGTTACTTTCGATGGCCAGCTCAAGCGTGCAGGAGAGATTCTTCTACTTCCGCTCGAAATTCCCGAAGTGAGTATCCGTCACCTCTGGCGTGCAATGCCGGGTTCTGAGCCTAAAGTCACAGAATTTAGCGAGCCCATCATTGCCGCACTCCCTAGACTTCGGCGGCTCATCGCTGAGCGGAGCGATCAAGAAATTGATCGAGTACAGTTCTCAGATGGTCAAGAAGTACCGATTCCCCGATTCCCAGCCCAAGCAATTGATGAGGCTGTCACCAACGCAATTATCCACCGTGACTGGCAAATAACTCGGCCTATCGTTATTGACCAATCGCCTCGAACTCTAAAGATTACTTCTCCAGGAGCACTTCCCCCTGGGGTGTCACCCCATCGGCTTCTAACCACTCAATCGATCCCACGCAATAACCGCTTGATGGCCAGCATGCGTGCGCTTGGCCTTGCGGAAGAATCTTCGCGCGGCTTCGACCGCATGTGGTCCGCAATGATTAACTCCGGACGCAATGTCCCAACCGTCATTGCGGAAGACACCTACGTGGAGATCATCATGGCGGCAGGGCAGCCCGATACCAACTTCATTCGCGGACTTCACAACTTATCCCAGACCAAGGGCGCTGACGTTACTGGCAACGTCAATACTCTTATCGTCTTGTGGCACCTATGGCACTCTCCACTCATCACCTTTAACCAGGTAAAAGAACAAACCCAAACGTCGCCAATTGAAGTTGATGAACTCATGAATGTCTTGCAAGACTACGGCATTGTTGCCCCGGTACGCGACGCAAAGGAATGGGTTCTCACAGACGAAGTACGGAAAACCATGGGGATGGCCAATGCCGGAGAACTATACATAATCAGCGTTCAAGAATGGATTGAAGAAAAGCTCCATGCCGGGGAGCAGCTCCATGCTTCTGAGCTAGCTAAAGAAACTGGCCTCGGCCGAAAAGAAGTCACGGACATTTTGCGCCATCTGCGCACCCTAGGACGCGCGCAGATCGATCCCTCAGGCCCTAGTCGCGGCCCAAACACCAGGTGGATAACAACCTAAAACAACTTGAAACAACTACAAACAACCACCTTGAGCTGCATAAACACCCCGCCACAGACCCCACATAAGCAGATAGTTGTTTATGAGTTGTTTTACGCCACCGCCTACCGCTATCACTAGTGAATTCAGACATTCACGTGGCTCTCCTAAATAATAAATCCGCTCATTCCAAAATTAGGATTCACCACCAAACTTGGAAAATGGGAAAACCGAATCTACTCCACACTCCCTAACCTGCAATTCCAACTTTGAAAGTTGGAATTTCCGTGTGGAGCACCCCTATTGTCACCATGTTCCCTTACCAGCGGAGAAACAACCGCCAAGCTCGGTCTTGGAACGCGAGCAGCGATGCCAGTCCACACGCATTAAGAACCCTCGTAGCTCACACAAAAACCGATGAGGATGAGACTTAGGCAGGGAAATCCATATAGTCACGTGGCATAATGCGTACAGTGCTTCTCGGCATGCGTGTTGAGGAGAAGTAAATCCCGGGAGATCCCACCGGACGATGGGGCCCGGGATTTGCATTATCTAAATCAGGTACAAAGTAGATTTTCAGCGATAAACCTAAAGAACTCAGGTGTACCGCACCTAGCATCAACAACTGCCCCACAAAAGGAAACTCGGAATCAAAGTTTGGAAACTTGGAATTTTTCCCAGTTAAACTTGGAAATCCAAGTTTGATTACGAGTTTCCAAGTTTCGGTCGGACAGGGCAAGGATGAATAAGCACGAGGTCTACGCGCTCCTGAAAGAACGCGACTTCTGGTTCGAGGTCACCGAGCATGAGGCCGTCTATGACATGGACGCGCTCACCAATATTCAGATGCCGTACCCCGATTCCCAGGCGAAGAATCTCTTCATTCGCGATGACAAGAAGCGCAACTTCTATCTGGTGTCTGTCCAGGGCGATAAGCGTGTGGACTTGAAGGCATTCCAAGAACAGCACGGTACGCGGCACTTAAGTTTCGCCAGCGAGAAATACCTCCACAACATCCTCAATCTCACCCCTGGTGCAGTCACTCCGCTGGGCCTGCTTAACGATGCCGATTGCACCGTCCAATTCTTCCTCGATGAAGACTTGCTGGCTGAACCTGGCGTTATCGGTGTGCATCCCAACGACAACACCGCGACAGTGTGGATGAAGACCGCTGACCTGATTGAGCTCATCGAAGATCACGGCAACGCGGTCACGGTGTTCGCTGCGTAAGTTTCATCGTTCTCCCAACCTGATATTGAGGTGGTGCCACACGCTCTCAAGGTAGGAAAAATTATACTTGTATTACTAGATGTTCCTACCTAGGAGGCACCATGAGTCCAGAATCCCTGCCGCCACTTCCCGGAAAGTTTGCCGCCACCGTCAAGGTCGGCCCGAAAGGCCAGGTAGTGATACCGAAGGTTGCGCGTGACCTCTTCGATATTGAGCCTGGTGATTCACTGCTGCTTTTAGCGGACAAGGACCAGGGCATTGCGATCATGCCGCAGGAATACCTCGATGAACTGATCACTAAGTCCATGCCGGACATGCCACCCACGATGGGTGGAAACGACTAATGGCCGCCATTGTTCGAGCCAGCAATATATCCCGCCACTTTGGGTCAGCGCGTGCGCTCGACGGGGTGGACCTTGAGGTCCGAGAGGGAGAAATCTTCGGCATCGTCGGCCCTAATGGTGCCGGTAAGACGACGCTGCTCAACCTCTGTGAAGGACTAGATACACCCACCTCAGGGACCGTCGAGGTCTTTGGCCTCAACCCGGCAACCTCCTGGGATGAGCTTGCCTCACGCGTTGGTGTGCAGATGCAAAGTTCCGCGCTACCGCCACGTTTAAGGGTAGGAGAGGCGCTGGAGCTGTACTCGGCGCTCTATCCGGAGGTTCGTCCCTGGAAGGACGTGCTAGAGGAGTTAGGGATTGGGCATAAGGAGGATGCGCGCATCGAAAAGCTCAGCGGTGGCGAGCGGCAACGCGTGTTTATCGCACTGACTTTGCTGCACAAGCCGGAGCTGGCGTTTTTGGATGAAATCACCACAGCCCTCGACCCACAGTCGCGCCGCGATATGTGGGAAACCGTCAAGCACGTACGCGATAACGGCGCCACGGTGGTGCTGACCACCCACTACATGGAAGAAGCTGAATATCTCTGCGACCGGGTGGCGATTATCGACCAAGGACGACTGGTCGCGTGCGATTCGGTGCCCAACCTTATCGCTGCACACGGCGGGCAGTCCGCAGCCAAAGTGGAATTCGCAAGAGCTGTACCCACCAACCTGGAGTTACCGGGGGTGAAAGTCACGAAGGTCTCCGGTCGAACTATGGAATTGCAGGGTTCAGGTGACTACTTGCCAGAGCTTTTCGATGCCCTGCGCACCCAAGACTTACGCGTGATGAACATCAATACGCGCAGTGCGGGGCTTGAAGATGTCTTCTTGTCACTGACGGGCAAGCGCATTGCTGAAGCGAATGCAGAAGGGAAGTCCTGATGTATTCCACGCTTGTTCGCACGTTATGGCGTTCCCAGCGGCGTGAGCCGGTTGGTCTGTTCTTCCAGTTCGCCTTCGCGCCCATGATGGTGCTGTTGTTAGGGCTGCTCTTCGGCAACGACGCCCAAGCTGAATTCGGCGGCATGACCATGCTGGAAGCTACTTTGCCTGGTTTCGCCTCGTTGTGCTTAGCGGTCACAGGTTTGCTCCAGATGCCTTTGACGTTAATCACGCTGCGAGAAAGCGGCGCTTTGCAACGTCTTCGCCTTACCCCGATGCACCCGGGCGCCTTTATGGCAGCAAATCTGACCGTGCACTTTTTGGTTGCCCTCGCCGGCATGCTTTGCGCACTGACACTGGGTGTGGTGGTCTTTGGCGTTGAGCTACCCGAAAACCCCGTTGGTGTTCTGGGTACCTGCGTAGTTGGCCTCGCTGCGTTTCTTGCACTGGGTTATCTCTTAGCGAGTATCTTTCCCAGCGTTGGTGCAGCCACCGGCATCGGCAACGTTTTGATGATTGTCATGATGATGACCTCCGGTGCCTTTGGGCCTTTGTCGGCTATGCCGCAGTTAATGCAGGACATCATTGAGTTCTCTCCGCTGCGATGGTTCATTCGCCCCACTCAAGAACTGTGGTACGACGGCTCACTCGGTGATACCTGGCCGCAGTTAATTGCGTTGATTGTTCTACTTGTCGTGTGCGCGGTGTTGGGCCAGAAACTATTCCGTTGGTCACCGAAGAGCTAAAAGGCATGCGCTAAACCACTACTCCCCGCCTCGCCACGAACTGGCAAGACGGGGAGTATCAACAAGGAGGTGTGACTTTTAGTTCAGTATCAGACTTCGTCTTCTACTGGACCAACTCGCTTCGGAGCAGCACCGGCGTGGACCGGGGTTGCGCCCTCTTCCGGGTTTTCAAAGTCGTAGGAGGATTCGTGGTGCTGTGCTTCGTCGATACCGCTTTCCTCGGAATCGGAATCGATGCGCCAGCCCATAACTGCTTTGAGGATGTAGCCCAGGATTGCGGTAACCACTGCGGTAAACACCATCGCGACCAGTGCGATAACAACCTGAACGATAAGTAGCTGGAAGCCGAAACCGAAGTCATCGGTAAGCATGCCGCCCTCGCTGGCGAAGAATGCCAGGCCGATGGTGCCCCACAGACCAGCAACCAAGTGGACGCCGACCACGTCGAGGGAGTCATCGAAGCCGAACTTGTACTTCAGGCCAACGCCCAGGCAAGCCAGGGCACCACCGATAGCACCCAGGAGCAGGGAGGTCACCGGGGTCATTGCGCCAGCGGCCGGGGTGATGGTGACCAGACCAGCAACCACACCAGACGCCGCACCCAGAGAGGTAGCGCGCTTATCGCGGATGGACTCAATGACAATCCAGCCAATCATTGCCGCAGCGGTAGCAGCGGTGGTGTTCAACCAGGCCATACCTGCCAGGCCGTCAGCGGCAAAGGCGGAGCCACCGTTGAAGCCGAACCAGCCGAACCACAGCATTGCCGCACCCAGCATCACCAGCGGGAGGTTGTGCGGACGTGCCTGGGACTTCATGAAGTCGTAACGCTTACCCACAATCAGAGCCAGCACCAGTGCTGCAGTACCTGCGGAGATGTGAACCACGGTGCCGCCTGCGAAGTCGATTGGTGCAACAGTTGCTTCGCCATCGGTCAGACCGAACATCATCGCTGCCAGGGAACCCTCGGTGTGGGCCAGCAGGCCGCCACCCCAGACCATGTGTGCCAGTGGGAAGTAGCAGAAGGTTGCCCACAAGCCGGAGAAGACCAACCAGGTGGAGAACTTCACGCGACCAGCCAGTGCACCGGAAATAATCGCGGTGGAAATCACTGCGAAGGTCAGCTGGAATCCGATATCAATCACGTTGGCGTAACCGGATTCACCCTCGACGTAGGCACCCGCATCATCGGTAATCTGTCCCGACAAGCCGAACATCTCAAACGGATTCGCGAAGACGCCGGCTACCGACTGCGTGCCATAGGACATCGACCAGCCCCACAAGATGTAGACGATGGAGACCACACCCAGAGTGCCGAAAGACATCATCATCATATTCACCGCGCTGCGGCGTCCCGTCATGCCACCGTAGAACAGTGCTAGGGCCGGAGTCATCAGAAGCACCAGTGCTGCTGACATCAACATCCACGAAGCATTGCCTGACGCGGCAAGCATTTGATCGTCAGTCATGACCTCATCCTCTTTATCTTTATCTATAGATCGATAGGTACGAAATAAGAGTAACTATCGGTCTATAGAAAGAAAACCGGTGTCATGCACGTCTACCTGCAGGAATTGTTGAGCAATCCTTATTGAAAATCCCCTGAACTGGAAGTTTTAACGACTTACTTTTGGCGAACTCAGCGTTTTTAGTGACAGATGTCACTCTATTTGAGGTGAATTTTTTACACTGTTGGGGCTGTTGGGGTGGTGAGAAAGGCATCGCCAAGCGCTGCAAAACAACGAAACGTGCGCACCCAGCAAGGGTTACGCACGTTTAGTTAAGGCGTGGTTTTAGTGGCCGCGCTCCTGCTCGAGAGCCTTACCCTCATTCCAGAATGGAGCCAGCTTGTTGTCGAACAGCGACAGCGCCGAGGCGATAGCCATGTGCATGTCCAGGTACTGGTAGGTACCCAGACGACCGCCAAACAGGACCTGGTTGCCCTTAGCTTCAGCTGCCGCGCGCTTGCGGTACGCCTCCAGCTTGGAGCGGTCCTCCGGGGTGTTAATCGGGTAGTAAGGCTCATCGCCGGACTCAGCGAAGCGGGAGTACTCCTTCATGATGACCGTCTTGTCATTGGGGTACTTGTCGGCGCGCTCCGGGTGGAAGTGACGGAACTCGTGGATGCGGGTGTAGTCAACGTCAGCATCGTTGTAGTTCATCACCGGAGTGCCCTGGAAGTCACCGGTTTCCAGCACCTCCAGATCGAAGTCCAGGGTGCGCCAGCCGAGCTCACCCTCGGCGTAGTCGAAGTAACGATCCAGCGGACCGGTGTAGACGACCGGGGCATCCGGGCTCTCACCGCGCAGCTGCTCGCGGACCTCAAACCAGTCAGTCTCCAGCAGCACGTCGATGTTCTCGTGCGCTGCCATGTTCTCCAGCCAGGCTGCGTAGCCTTCGACCGGCAGACCTTCATAGGTGTCGTTGAAGTAGCGGTTATTAAAGGTGTAGCGCACCGGCAAACGAGTGATGTTGGATGCCGGCAGCTCCTTCGGGTCGGTCTGCCACTGCTTGGCGGTGTAGTCGCGAATAAACGCCTCGTACAGCGGACGGCCAATCAGGGAGATGGCCTTTTCTTCCAAGTTGTTGGCTTCCTTCGGGTCGAACTCGCCGGCCTGGTCAGCAATCAACTGACGGGCCTCATCTGGGGAATAGTAACGACCGAAGAACTGGTTAATCAGGCCCAGACCCATCGGGAACTGGTACGCGGTGCCATCGTGCATGGCGAACACACGGTGCTGGTAATCGGTGAAGTCAGTGAACTGGTTGCAGTAGTCCCACACGCGCTTATTAGAGGTGTGGAAGAGGTGGGCGCCGTACTTGTGCACCTCGATGCCGGTTTCTGGCTCTGCCTCGGAGTAGGCGTTGCCACCTAGGTGATTGCGGCGCTCGACGATGAGCACCTTCTTACCCAGCTGCGATGCTGCGCGCTCGGCAACGGTCAAGCCAAAGAATCCGGATCCAACGACGATGAGGTCATAAGAAGTCATGCCCTCCAGATTAGCCGTTAATACATTCAGCACTTCGGCAACACGCAACACGCCGCGTGTCACAACATGCATAACAGTTGTCACAGAAGTAACATGGCCCCCAACTATTAACTTCCGTCTATTTTGGGTACTGTTTTAACAGGCAGGCCCGTTTACAGGCTTACATTGCGCAAAACCTAGGGAGAATGCAGTGCAACTACGACGTCGACTAGTTCCGACGCGGTCCAAGTGGCCGACCCCCGTGATCGCCGCGGTTACTTCCGTAGCGTTGGTCGCCGCTGCCGCTTTCGGTGGCAACCAAGTCCTTAAGACCCAAAGCCAAGGCTCCGGCCCTATCGATGCGACCACGGCTAGCTCTGGCTTCGGCGACGGCGAAACCATCGTCGTCGACGACCCCGCTATCGCTACCCAGGGTGGCGGCGAAGCTTCCCGTGCCGTCAAGCAGTTCCACCGCGACGAGCAATTCTCCATGTTCGCTATCACCTGGCCGGGCCAGCGCGACATCAATGCTTTCGTCCGCGCCAAGCAGGAGGACGGCTCCTGGTCCCAGTGGTACGAGATGGACACCCTTAAAAACGAAGCTGAGGGCACCAGCGGTACCGAACTGATCTGGGTTGGCCCCACCAACGACGTCCAGGTCAACGTCGGCAACGTCGATCTCTTCGAAGGCACCAACCTGGATTCCGCCGAAGCAGAATCTGGCGACGCCCCAACCGAGGTCCCCGTTGAAGAAGGCGACGAGAATGCAGCCGCAGACAACTCCCCTGCTGCTGAGTACTCGGCGGACATCGACACGCCGGATGCTTCCCAAGAAGAAGCATCCAACGATGAGGGAACCAACGAGGACTCCGAAGCTAACGACGGCGCTGTTGCTCCGTTGAACACCAACTACGGTGACATCGCTCCGGTTGCAGAGACCGAGAACACCGGTGGTACCGGTGTTGACGATCTCGAGGCAGTCTTTATCGATGGCAACGCCCAGGAAGGCGAGGTCATCGAGCCGACCGCGTTTAGCCCGAATGCACCGCGCGTTGTCTCCCGTGCTGGTTGGGGTGCGAACGAAGGCCTGCGCTGCCAGAACCCGACCTACGACCGTGGCGTGAAGGCACTGACCCTGCACCACACTGCGGGTAACAACAACTACACCCCAGCGCAGGCTCGTGCACAGTTGCGCGGTGACTACACCTACCACGCACGCACCCTGGGCTGGTGCGATATCGGATACAACGCCATCGTGGACCAGTACGGCACCATTTACGAAGGCCGTTACGGTGGCCTGGACAAGGCTGTCCAGGGCGCTCACGTCGGTGGCTTTAACTCCAACACCTGGGGTATTTCTATGCTGGGCAACTTCGAGGTCGCCCAGCCTCCGCAGGAAATGCTGAACTCCGTGGCTGAGATTGCCGGCTGGAAGGCTGCTATCTCCGGTTTCGATCCAAGCGGTCGCGCTAGCCTGCGTTCCGGCGGCTTCAGCGGCGCCCGCTATGGTGCTGGCGTTGTCGCCAACGTTCCGGCCTTCCACGGTCACGCTGACCTTCATTACACCGCCTGCCCGGGCCGCAATGTCATTAGCAAGTGGCCACAGATTCGCCAGGCCACTAAGGCTAAGTACGACGCGGTGCGCTCCGGTAGCAACTCCGGTGGCATCAACTGGGGTGACCAGAACTCCCAGCCGAGCCAGCCGTCGCAGCCATCTCGCCCGCAGCAGCCGAACCAGCCGCAGCCAGCTACAGCGAACTCCTCTGTGGGCAACGTGGACATCCCAATGCCGGTTATCCAGGCCCTGACTGTCATCGCTGGTGTCGTCTTTACCGTGCTGGTCCGCAACGACCGCATCGAGACCCCGGATCCTGACGAAGAGGTCATCGGTGGCCTGACCGTCGGTGAGATCCCGAACATCGTGTCCCGGATTGTCACCCTGACCGGTAACCCGAACCTGGAGAAGTCCTGGACTACGGCACTGAATGCCTTCGGCCCAGCACTTGGCCTGTCCGTGGGAGGTCCTGAGGTCGACGACGAATCCGGCATCATTTCCCAGATCTTCGAAAACGGCGTCATGCTCTCCTCCGAGGAGACCGGCACCCACGCCCTGATTGGTGAAATCGCCAAGGCTTGGGCCAGCGGTGAGAATGCTGCCGAGCTGGGTCTGCCAACCTCCGGTGAGGAACTGACCGGCAACGGCCAGGAGGTCAAGGTTCAGTTCCAGGGCGGCGAAATCGCCTACGACCCAGAGTCTGAAACCGTCAACGTCTTCACCGATTAAAGTCGCCGACGCGACTTTAATCGGGAGGGGGGTAACCCCTTCCAGCGACTTCCGTGGGTTTGCGGAAACAAGCGCTCTAGATTCCCTAGGTCTAGAGCGCTTTTCCTGTGTTTATGACGCTGTTGGTCTGTTTGTTTTACCGCTGGTTCGTTAGAACCAGCGCTCGAGGACGTTGGCCACACCGGATTCGCTGTTGGGTGTGGTGACGAAGTCGGCGGCTTCTTTAACTGCGGGGGCTGCATTGCCCATGGCGACGCCGGTACCGGCCCACTGCAGCATTTCGATGTCGTTGGGCATATCGCCGAAGGTGATGGTTTGCTCGGCGGTGACGTTGAAGTGCTGTGCGACAGCATCCAGGCCCTTGGCTTTGGTCACACCAGGGGCGGCGACTTCGAGGATGCCTTCGTTCATGGAGTAGGTCACGTGTGCTTTGTTCTGGTCCACGTGTGGGGCCAGCACGTCGTACATTTCTGGTGCGGATAGATGCAGGTTGCGCACCAAGAGTTTCACCGCAGGTACGGAGACGAGATCATCGAGGGCGGCGATGCCGAAGCCATCAAAGACGGGTTCTTCGGAGTAGGAATGGTCCACCACGAAGAGTTCATCGAGGGGATCGCGCACGCTTTTGCCAGCGCGTTCGACGGCGAAGGAGACCCCGCCGTGGGGTGCAAAAGCTTGTTTGGCGATGTCGACTACGTGGGACAAAACGCCGGGTGCGACTTCGTGGGCCTCCAGTACGTTGTCGGAGTCGGCATCGTAAAGCACTGCCCCATTGGCGGTCACACACAACGGGCGCAGCGGAAGCTGATCGAGTACCGGGGCAATCCAGCGGTGGGG is a window of Corynebacterium camporealensis DNA encoding:
- a CDS encoding N-acetylmuramoyl-L-alanine amidase — translated: MIAAVTSVALVAAAAFGGNQVLKTQSQGSGPIDATTASSGFGDGETIVVDDPAIATQGGGEASRAVKQFHRDEQFSMFAITWPGQRDINAFVRAKQEDGSWSQWYEMDTLKNEAEGTSGTELIWVGPTNDVQVNVGNVDLFEGTNLDSAEAESGDAPTEVPVEEGDENAAADNSPAAEYSADIDTPDASQEEASNDEGTNEDSEANDGAVAPLNTNYGDIAPVAETENTGGTGVDDLEAVFIDGNAQEGEVIEPTAFSPNAPRVVSRAGWGANEGLRCQNPTYDRGVKALTLHHTAGNNNYTPAQARAQLRGDYTYHARTLGWCDIGYNAIVDQYGTIYEGRYGGLDKAVQGAHVGGFNSNTWGISMLGNFEVAQPPQEMLNSVAEIAGWKAAISGFDPSGRASLRSGGFSGARYGAGVVANVPAFHGHADLHYTACPGRNVISKWPQIRQATKAKYDAVRSGSNSGGINWGDQNSQPSQPSQPSRPQQPNQPQPATANSSVGNVDIPMPVIQALTVIAGVVFTVLVRNDRIETPDPDEEVIGGLTVGEIPNIVSRIVTLTGNPNLEKSWTTALNAFGPALGLSVGGPEVDDESGIISQIFENGVMLSSEETGTHALIGEIAKAWASGENAAELGLPTSGEELTGNGQEVKVQFQGGEIAYDPESETVNVFTD
- a CDS encoding Cof-type HAD-IIB family hydrolase, coding for MFDSAPAPRLIASDIDGTFLDPNHRVSKRNRDAVLRAHQAGTHFVLATGRPHRWIAPVLDQLPLRPLCVTANGAVLYDADSDNVLEAHEVAPGVLSHVVDIAKQAFAPHGGVSFAVERAGKSVRDPLDELFVVDHSYSEEPVFDGFGIAALDDLVSVPAVKLLVRNLHLSAPEMYDVLAPHVDQNKAHVTYSMNEGILEVAAPGVTKAKGLDAVAQHFNVTAEQTITFGDMPNDIEMLQWAGTGVAMGNAAPAVKEAADFVTTPNSESGVANVLERWF